In bacterium, a single genomic region encodes these proteins:
- a CDS encoding HDOD domain-containing protein, whose product MTPPVPHSPQDVIRNLLAGAGELPVLPDVAVRILEEMKSPNVNARKLAEFVSKDPVLASSVLRVANSALYGGRSEITDLPYAMVRVGLQQVKNLVLALVLRSRMADPQVYGTLGASLMEHALAVAFGARLVADMANIDSQESFLCGLLHDFGRLALIKALRESAGIRRGDLAPEQMLMVDQYHEEAGAMLAANWRLPEAVVVVARRHHHPEQATDHKEMVAAVAFADQMAHKLGLGGDAEPAIDLNGHPAVKILNLKQDEVADLVGHMPGLFATARAAMYA is encoded by the coding sequence GGACGTGATCCGCAACCTGCTCGCCGGCGCGGGCGAACTCCCCGTGCTGCCGGACGTCGCGGTCCGGATCCTCGAGGAGATGAAGTCGCCGAACGTCAACGCGCGGAAGCTGGCGGAGTTCGTCAGCAAGGATCCGGTGTTGGCGAGCTCGGTCCTGCGCGTGGCCAACTCCGCGCTCTACGGGGGGCGGTCGGAGATCACCGACCTGCCGTACGCGATGGTCCGCGTCGGCCTGCAGCAGGTGAAGAACCTCGTCCTCGCCCTCGTCCTCCGCTCGCGGATGGCCGACCCGCAGGTCTACGGCACGCTCGGCGCCTCGCTGATGGAGCACGCCCTCGCCGTCGCCTTCGGCGCGCGGCTGGTCGCCGACATGGCGAACATCGACAGCCAGGAGTCGTTCCTCTGCGGCCTCCTGCACGACTTCGGCCGCCTGGCGCTGATCAAGGCGCTGCGCGAGTCGGCGGGGATCCGCCGCGGCGACCTCGCGCCGGAACAGATGCTGATGGTCGACCAGTACCACGAGGAGGCGGGCGCGATGCTCGCCGCGAACTGGCGGCTGCCGGAGGCGGTCGTCGTCGTCGCGCGGCGCCACCACCACCCGGAACAGGCGACCGACCACAAGGAGATGGTCGCGGCCGTCGCCTTCGCCGACCAGATGGCCCACAAGCTGGGTCTCGGCGGCGACGCCGAGCCGGCGATCGACCTCAACGGCCATCCGGCGGTGAAGATCCTCAACCTCAAGCAGGACGAGGTGGCGGATCTCGTCGGCCACATGCCGGGGCTCTTCGCGACCGCGCGCGCGGCGATGTACGCCTGA